One window of Aphelocoma coerulescens isolate FSJ_1873_10779 chromosome 17, UR_Acoe_1.0, whole genome shotgun sequence genomic DNA carries:
- the SAPCD2 gene encoding suppressor APC domain-containing protein 2, protein MAGAPARRQPMGTRHFPPPANRRAGAECGVTLGAAAMAPERGDRSLPAGTEGLPRVFLQSLRTLFDILDDRRRGYVHLREIESRWRGAEAQELPAGVMEGLRQAAPASGYLTFERFVLGLRAALPGAEPPVEGGSGGRRSVEKPPSPRCSEERRGKSSGQREPGHGQPRGRGGGAKSGQSQGDGGHPGAGDTQRHQRGRAEHRRHTITNGVDFSMLKYMKELEQEKDFLLQGLELIDRAREWYHQHIQLMQEHQRLLGKKRSSADFPEGGQSYLGRLVPKLQEVNRCLGDLLSTACKTANPSPAPSRLVPVASPASTGSQQAINMLKEQNRLLTKEVTDKSERITQLEQEKSALIKQLFEARAHNNHEMSQLDSTFI, encoded by the exons ATGGCCGGAGCGCCTGCCCGCCGCCAGCCAATGGGAACGCGGCACTTCCCGCCGCCAGCCAATAGGCGCGCGGGGGCGGAGTGCGGAGTAACGCTCGGAGCGGCGGCGATGGCCCCGGAGCGCGGTGACCGTTCGCTCCCCGCCGGTACCGAGGGTCTTCCCCGCGTTTTCCTGCAGAGCCTGCGAACTCTTTTCGATATCCTGGATGACCGGCGGCGGGGTTACGTGCACCTACGGGAGATCGAGTCGCGCTGGCGGGGAGCGGAAGCCCAGGAGCTGCCCGCCGGGGTGATGGAGGGGTTGCGGCAGGCGGCGCCGGCCAGCGGGTACCTCACCTTCGAGAGGTTCGTCCTGGGGCTGCGGGCGGCCCTGCCTGGGGCTGAGCCCCCGGTGGAGGGTGGCAGCGGCGGGCGGCGGAGCGTGGAGAAGCCGCCAAGCCCTCGCTGTTCCGAGGAGCGGCGGGGGAAGAGCAGCGGGCAgcgggagccggggcacggCCAGCCCCGAGGCCGCG GTGGTGGTGCAAAGTCTGGGCAGTCCCAGGGAGATGGTGGCCAcccaggggctggggacactcagAGGCATCAGAGAGGCCGTGCAGAGCACCGGAGACACACCATCACCAATGGCGTGGACTTCAGCATG CTGAAGTACATGAAGGAGCTGGAACAGGAGAAGGATTTCCTATTGCAGGGCCTGGAGCTTATAGACCGGGCTCGAGAGTGGTACCACCAGCACATCCAGCTCATGCAGGAGCACCAGCGGCTCCTGGGAAAGAAGAGAAGCAGTGCT GATTTCCCTGAAGGTGGCCAGAGCTACCTGGGGCGCCTGGTCCCCAAGCTGCAGGAGGTGAACCGCTGCCTGGGTGACCTTCTTTCCACTGCTTGCAAG ACAGcaaacccctcccctgccccgagCAGGCTGGTCCCTGTGGCATCCCCAGCCTCTACAGGCTCCCAGCAAGCCATCAACATGCTGAAGGAGCAGAATCGGCTTCTCACCAAG GAGGTGACTGACAAGAGTGAGCGCATcacccagctggagcaggagaaatCTGCCCTGATCAAGCAGCTCTTCGAGGCTCGTGCCCACAACAACCATGAGATGAGCCAGCTGGACTCCACCTTCATCTAG